One stretch of Prochlorococcus marinus XMU1402 DNA includes these proteins:
- a CDS encoding class II fumarate hydratase, which yields MTKKFRIEKDSMGTIEVPMEALWGAQTQRSIVNFSIGEELIPIELIYSLTLIKKAASIANFNLGLINKRKKDLIVEACTEILDGLHDSQFPLKVWQTGSGTQTNMNVNEVISNIAALKTNSKLGSHQPIHPNDDVNKSQSTNDTFPTAIQISVVNEIIKNLVPTIRELTKVLDKKSEEWKDLIKIGRTHFQDAVPLTFGQEISGWSEQLKDAENAIIMSLNELYFLPLGGTAVGTGINCPKGFCEESIKSISDDTNLMFYKSKNNFSIMASHDRLAQVMSQIKILAGALFKISNDIKILSSGPRSGIYELIIPQNEPGSSIMPGKVNPTQCEALSMVCTQIMGLEYAVSMANSSGTLQMNEYKPLIGFNILTSLKLLKSVIENFRIKLVDGMEPNQKRMKLNLENSLMLVTAIVPKVGYEKAAEIANLAFKESLNLKEATIKLGYLNENEFDEAMNINSMI from the coding sequence ATGACCAAAAAATTTAGAATTGAAAAAGATAGTATGGGAACAATAGAGGTTCCCATGGAAGCTTTGTGGGGTGCTCAAACACAAAGATCGATAGTAAATTTTTCTATTGGAGAAGAATTAATTCCAATTGAGTTAATTTATTCACTGACCCTCATAAAAAAAGCTGCTTCAATTGCGAATTTCAATTTAGGTTTAATAAATAAAAGAAAAAAAGATTTGATTGTAGAAGCATGTACGGAAATACTTGATGGGCTTCACGATTCACAGTTTCCCTTAAAGGTTTGGCAAACAGGTAGTGGCACGCAAACAAATATGAATGTTAATGAGGTAATTTCAAATATTGCAGCTTTAAAAACTAATTCAAAGCTTGGTAGTCATCAACCAATTCATCCGAATGATGATGTAAATAAATCTCAGTCAACTAATGACACTTTTCCTACTGCTATTCAAATATCTGTTGTTAATGAAATAATCAAAAATTTAGTCCCAACGATCAGAGAACTTACTAAGGTCCTTGATAAAAAAAGTGAAGAATGGAAAGACCTTATAAAGATAGGAAGGACCCATTTTCAAGATGCAGTTCCCCTTACTTTTGGGCAAGAAATATCAGGATGGTCAGAGCAACTTAAAGATGCTGAGAATGCAATTATTATGAGTCTGAATGAATTGTATTTCTTACCATTGGGAGGAACTGCGGTTGGTACAGGGATTAATTGTCCAAAAGGATTTTGTGAAGAGTCTATAAAATCAATTTCCGATGATACTAATCTAATGTTCTATAAATCAAAAAATAATTTTTCTATCATGGCCTCGCATGATCGTCTTGCTCAAGTAATGAGTCAGATAAAAATACTAGCAGGTGCATTATTTAAAATTTCAAATGATATAAAAATTCTATCTTCTGGTCCAAGATCAGGAATATATGAACTAATTATTCCTCAAAATGAACCTGGAAGTTCTATTATGCCTGGTAAAGTAAATCCAACTCAATGCGAAGCCTTATCAATGGTATGCACTCAGATAATGGGTCTTGAATATGCAGTCTCAATGGCAAATTCTAGCGGCACTTTACAGATGAATGAATATAAGCCTCTTATTGGATTTAATATTCTTACAAGTTTAAAATTACTTAAAAGTGTAATTGAAAACTTCAGAATAAAATTAGTTGATGGGATGGAACCTAATCAAAAGAGAATGAAGTTAAATTTAGAAAATTCACTAATGTTGGTTACAGCCATAGTGCCAAAAGTTGGTTATGAAAAAGCAGCTGAAATTGCAAACCTTGCCTTCAAAGAATCATTAAATTTAAAAGAGGCAACAATTAAATTGGGTTATTTAAACGAAAATGAATTTGATGAAGCAATGAATATCAATTCAATGATTTGA
- a CDS encoding P-II family nitrogen regulator, protein MKKIEAIIRPFKLEDVKIALVNSGIVGMTVSEVRGFGRQKGQVERYRGSEFTVEFLQKLKVEVVVEDEKVNSVIDAIAEAAKTGEIGDGKIFITSIDSVVRIRTGDKDEEAL, encoded by the coding sequence ATGAAGAAAATTGAAGCAATCATACGTCCATTTAAGCTGGAGGATGTAAAAATTGCATTAGTAAATTCCGGTATTGTTGGAATGACAGTTAGTGAAGTTAGAGGTTTTGGAAGGCAAAAAGGACAAGTTGAAAGATATAGAGGTTCCGAATTTACTGTTGAATTCCTTCAAAAACTTAAAGTAGAAGTTGTCGTAGAAGATGAAAAGGTTAATTCAGTCATAGATGCGATTGCTGAAGCAGCAAAAACTGGAGAGATAGGTGACGGAAAAATATTTATCACATCAATTGATTCAGTTGTAAGAATTAGAACTGGCGACAAAGACGAAGAAGCTCTTTAA
- a CDS encoding TlyA family RNA methyltransferase: MIKKSRLDLYLLNKGLCETRQKAQGLILAGKVRDINGKVFDKPGQQVLIGSEFFIDSAPMFVSRGGEKLLEAFKKLEIKVKDKICIDAGISTGGFTDCLLQQGAKLVYGIDVGYGQTAWKIRNNPKVLLFERTNIRNLKPNDLLSRSNELPNFVVADLSFISLKLVFKSIGNLLEGDCSEGIFLIKPQFEVGKDKVSKGGVVRNPKFHIEAIESVLYAAKNFQWNIKNLIASPLVGPAGNHEYLAWMTLGSQSNKSINSEYIQNLVKETL, encoded by the coding sequence ATGATTAAAAAAAGTAGATTAGATCTTTATCTTCTAAATAAAGGTTTATGTGAAACTCGTCAAAAAGCCCAAGGTTTAATTCTTGCGGGCAAGGTTAGAGATATCAATGGGAAAGTATTTGATAAACCTGGACAACAAGTATTAATTGGATCTGAGTTTTTTATTGATTCCGCGCCTATGTTTGTATCAAGGGGCGGCGAAAAATTATTGGAGGCATTTAAAAAACTTGAAATTAAAGTAAAAGACAAAATATGTATTGACGCAGGAATCTCTACTGGGGGATTTACTGATTGCTTATTGCAACAAGGCGCAAAGTTAGTTTATGGGATAGATGTTGGTTATGGACAAACTGCATGGAAGATTAGAAACAACCCAAAAGTTCTACTTTTTGAACGAACCAATATTCGAAATTTAAAACCTAATGACCTTTTATCTAGAAGTAATGAATTACCAAATTTTGTTGTTGCTGATTTGTCTTTTATTTCATTAAAGTTAGTTTTTAAATCTATTGGTAATTTATTAGAGGGTGATTGTAGTGAGGGAATATTTTTAATTAAACCCCAATTTGAGGTGGGTAAAGATAAAGTCAGTAAAGGAGGCGTTGTTCGCAATCCTAAATTCCATATTGAGGCTATAGAGTCTGTTCTCTATGCTGCTAAAAATTTCCAATGGAATATAAAGAATTTGATAGCTTCTCCGCTGGTAGGTCCTGCTGGGAATCATGAATATCTAGCTTGGATGACCTTAGGAAGTCAATCAAATAAAAGTATTAATAGTGAATATATACAAAATTTAGTAAAAGAAACTCTTTGA
- the queF gene encoding preQ(1) synthase, with product MSTAKLEDSTQRPLYGERIIEESKIICFDNPNKKRIYEISIQLPEFTCKCPFSGYPDFAKLNINYQPNLKVYELKSLKLYINNFRDIKISHEEVVNRIMDDLVNEGSPHWIHLNAAFNPRGNVSMQLDIFSGQKRN from the coding sequence ATGAGTACAGCTAAATTAGAAGATTCGACTCAAAGACCGCTATATGGTGAAAGAATTATTGAAGAATCAAAAATAATTTGTTTCGATAATCCAAATAAGAAAAGAATTTATGAAATTTCTATTCAGTTACCTGAATTTACATGTAAGTGCCCCTTTTCTGGTTATCCAGATTTTGCAAAGCTAAATATTAATTATCAACCTAATTTGAAAGTCTATGAGTTGAAGTCTTTAAAGCTTTATATTAATAATTTTAGGGATATAAAAATATCACATGAGGAAGTTGTGAATAGAATTATGGATGATTTAGTGAATGAAGGTTCACCTCACTGGATACATTTAAATGCTGCATTTAACCCCAGAGGGAATGTTTCTATGCAGTTAGATATTTTTAGTGGCCAGAAAAGAAATTAA
- the purB gene encoding adenylosuccinate lyase produces MIERYTLPEMGKIWTESAKFQSWLKVEIAACEANFSLGKIPENAMKEIRSNAKFDKSRITEIEKEVKHDVIAFLTSVNEFVGDSGRYIHVGMTSSDVLDTGLSLQLVDSCELLLEEIENLENEVRLLARKHKNTLMIGRSHAIHGEPISFGFKLAGWLAEIIRNKKRLLTLKDSVAIGQISGAMGTYANTNPKVEQITCDLLGLKPDTASTQVISRDRHAEYVQTIALVGASLDRFATEIRNLQRTDVLEVEEGFTKGQKGSSAMPHKRNPIRSERVSGLARILRSYVLTALENVPLWHERDISHSSNERIMLPDVSICLHFMLREMQDIVSNLEVYPKNMLKNLNIYGGVIFSQKVLLLLVEKGLSREKAYSLVQKNAHQAWNTQNGNFKQNIERDNEIMDFIDQTDLEECFNPSIHLNHLSVIWEKLGI; encoded by the coding sequence GTGATCGAGCGTTACACATTACCCGAAATGGGGAAAATCTGGACTGAAAGCGCAAAATTCCAGAGTTGGCTTAAGGTTGAAATAGCTGCATGTGAAGCAAATTTTTCCCTCGGGAAAATCCCTGAGAATGCCATGAAAGAGATACGTTCAAATGCAAAGTTTGATAAATCTAGAATTACAGAAATTGAGAAAGAAGTTAAACATGATGTCATAGCATTTCTTACAAGCGTTAATGAATTTGTAGGAGATTCAGGAAGATACATACATGTTGGCATGACCAGTAGTGATGTACTTGATACTGGCTTATCTCTTCAGTTAGTAGATTCTTGCGAATTGTTATTAGAAGAAATTGAGAACCTAGAAAATGAGGTCAGATTATTAGCAAGGAAGCATAAAAATACATTAATGATTGGCAGATCTCATGCAATTCATGGGGAGCCAATTTCCTTCGGTTTTAAACTTGCTGGATGGTTAGCAGAAATAATAAGGAACAAAAAAAGATTGTTAACTCTGAAAGATTCTGTAGCAATTGGTCAAATAAGTGGTGCAATGGGAACTTACGCTAATACGAATCCTAAAGTAGAACAAATAACTTGTGATTTACTCGGCTTAAAACCTGATACAGCAAGTACGCAGGTTATATCGAGAGACAGACATGCAGAATATGTGCAAACTATTGCACTAGTTGGCGCTTCTTTAGATAGATTCGCAACTGAAATAAGAAATTTACAAAGAACTGATGTTTTAGAAGTTGAGGAGGGCTTTACAAAAGGGCAAAAAGGGAGTTCTGCCATGCCTCATAAAAGAAATCCTATTCGAAGTGAAAGAGTAAGTGGTTTAGCAAGAATTTTGAGGAGTTACGTCTTAACAGCACTTGAAAATGTTCCACTTTGGCACGAAAGAGATATAAGCCATAGTTCAAATGAACGTATCATGCTACCTGACGTTTCAATCTGCTTGCATTTTATGCTCAGGGAAATGCAAGATATAGTTAGCAATTTAGAAGTTTATCCAAAAAATATGCTCAAAAATTTAAATATATATGGTGGTGTAATCTTTAGTCAGAAAGTTTTACTTTTGCTTGTAGAGAAGGGCTTGTCTAGAGAAAAAGCTTATAGCTTAGTACAAAAAAATGCGCATCAGGCCTGGAATACTCAGAATGGGAATTTCAAACAAAATATAGAGAGAGATAATGAAATTATGGATTTTATTGATCAAACTGACTTAGAAGAATGTTTTAATCCTTCAATTCATCTTAATCATTTAAGTGTAATATGGGAGAAGTTAGGTATCTAG